A DNA window from Oryctolagus cuniculus chromosome 21, mOryCun1.1, whole genome shotgun sequence contains the following coding sequences:
- the SETD1B gene encoding histone-lysine N-methyltransferase SETD1B, with protein MENSYPPHHQHQQPPPQPGPSGERRNHHWRSYKLMIDPALKKGHHKLYRYDGQHFSLAMSSNRPVEIVEDPRVVGIWTKNKELELSVPKFKIDEFYVGPVPPKQVTFAKLNDNIRENFLRDMCKKYGEVEEVEILYNPKTKKHLGIAKVVFATVRGAKEAVQHLHSTSVMGNIIHVELDTKGETRMRFYELLVTGRYTPQTLPVGELDAVSPIVTETLQLSDALKRLKDGSLSVGCGSGSSSVTPTSGGTPFSQDTAYSSCRLDTPNSYGQGTPLTPRLGTPFSQDSSYSSRQPTPSYLFSQDPTTTFKARRHESKFTDAYNRRHEHHYVHNSAATAVAGTTASFRGSSDLPFGAVGSSGGSSGPPFKAQPQDSATFAHTPPPAQAAPAPGFKSAFSPYQTPAPPFPPPPEEPTATATFGTRDSGEFRRAPVPPPLPPSEPPAKEKPGTPPGPPPPDTNSMELGGRPTFGWSPEPCDSPGTPTLESSPAGPEKPHDSLDSRIEMLLKEQRTKLPFLREQDSDTELQMEGSPISSSSSQLSPLAPFGTNSQPGFRGPTPPSSRPSSTGLEDISPTPLPDSDDDDELDLGLGPRPPPEPGPPDPAGRLGQTAEVALDLAGDRTPTSEKMDEGQQSSGEDMEISDDEMPSAPITSADCPKPMVVTPAAAAVAAPSVLAASLPLPPPPGFPPLPPPPPPPPPPQPGFPMPPPLPPPPPPPPPTHPAVTVPVPPPPLPAPPGVPPPPILPPLPPFPPALFPVVQVDMSHVLGGQWGGMPMSFQMQTQMLSRLMTGQGACPYPPFMAAAAAAASAGLQFVNLPPYRGPFALGGAGPGRGQPWPPLPKFDPSVPPPGYVPRQEDPHKATVDGVLLVVLKELKAIMKRDLNRKMVEVVAFRAFDEWWGKKERLAKASLTPVKSGEHKDEDRRKPRDRVASCLLESWGKGEGLGCEGLGLGIGLRGAIRLPSFKVKRKEPPEAASSGDQKRLRPSTSVDEEDEESERERDRDMADAPCELTKRDPKGVGVRRRPARPLELDSGGEEDEKESLSVSSSSSASSSSGSSTTSPSSSASDKEEQRDSTEEEEEEEEEAEAEEEEEEEEEEEGGPRSQISSSSTSSTSDKDDDDSEDRDESENDDEDTALSEASEKDEGDSDGEETVSVATSKAEAESSSESSGSSEFESSSESSSSSSEDEEEEEAEEEEEAEAEVEEAEAEEAAGPEESLAPPGADSFEEAGEEESLAPGAPAVESLGTEEEVDIEADDEAPEEPAPTPEEPLLPVGTEELTDCKEPPEEPGLNQEGPMILSPEPQAVETEARPPSSPELPPEENLEVEPAPSPALSLPLQPPLPPPRPPRPPSPPPEPETPDPPHPPAPLEPLPEDQPPRTPGLCGSLAKSQSTETVPATPGGEPPLSGGSSGLSLSSPQVPGSPFSYPSQSPSLGSGSLPRTPGRDFSFTPTFPEPGGPLLLPVCPLPTGRRDERSGPLASPVILDTGLPLPLPLPLPLPLALPVPVLRAQARAPAQLPPLLPAPLAPCPSPMKRKPGRPRRSPPSMLSLDGPLVRPPAGPTLGRDLLLLPGQPQTPVFPSTHDPRAVTLDFRNTGIPAPPPPLPPQPPPPPPPPPIEPTKLPFKELDNQWPSEAIPPGPRGRDEVPEEYMELAKARGPWRRPPKKRHEDLVAASASPELSPPQPLFRPRSEFEEMTILYDIWNGGIDEEDIRFLCVTYERLLQQDSGMDWLNDTLWVYHPSTSLSSAKKKKRDDGIREHVTGCARSEGFYTIDKKDKLRYLNSSRASTDEPPADTQGMSIPAQPHASTRAGSERRSEQRRLLSSFTGSCDSDLLKFNQLKFRKKKLKFCKSHIHDWGLFAMEPIAADEMVIEYVGQNIRQVIADMREKRYEDEGIGSSYMFRVDHDTIIDATKCGNFARFINHSCNPNCYAKVITVESQKKIVIYSKQHISVNEEITYDYKFPIEDVKIPCLCGSENCRGTLN; from the exons ATGGAGAACAGCTACCCcccccaccaccagcaccagcagccccCGCCGCAGCCCGGCCCTTCGGGCGAGAGGAGGAACCACCATTGGAGAAGTTACAAGTTGATGATCGACCCGGCCCTCAAGAAGGGGCACCACAAACTGTACCGCTACGATGGGCAGCACTTCAGCCTGGCG ATGTCCAGCAACCGCCCGGTGGAGATCGTCGAGGATCCCCGGGTCGTCGGGATCTGGACCAAAaacaaggagctggagctgtcGGTGCCCAAATTCAAG ATCGATGAGTTCTACGTGGGCCCGGTGCCTCCGAAGCAGGTGACATTTGCCAAGCTGAATGATAACATCCGAGAAAACTTCCTGAGGGACATGTGCAAGAAGTAtggagaggtggaggaggtggagattCTGTACAACCCCAAGACCAAGAAGCACCTGGGTATTGCTAAGGTGGTCTTCGCCACCGTCAGGGGGGCCAAGGAGGCGGTCCAGCACTTGCACAGCACTTCCGTCATGGGCAACATCATCCACGTGGAGCTGGACACCAAAG gggagacccgcaTGCGGTTCTATGAACTGCTGGTCACGGGCCGGTACACCCCCCAGACCCTCCCCGTGGGCGAGCTGGACGCTGTCTCTCCCATCGTGACCGAGACCCTGCAG CTGTCAGACGCCCTGAAGCGCCTCAAGGATGGCAGCCTGTCTGTGGGCTGTGGTTCTGGCTCCTCCTCCGTGACCCCCACCAGCGGCGGGACACCCTTCTCCCAGGACACGGCTTACTCCAGCTGCCGCCTGGACACACCCAACTCCTACGGACAGGGCACCCCTCTCACACCGCGCCTAGGCACCCCCTTCTCGCAGGACTCCAGCTACTCCAGCCGCCAGCCCACACCCTCCTACCTCTTCAGCCAGGACCCCACAACGACTTTCAAGGCCCGGCGCCATGAGAGCAAGTTCACGGACGCCTACAACCGCCGCCATGAGCATCATTATGTGCACAATTCTGCAGCCACCGCGGTGGCCGGGACCACGGCCTCCTTCCGGGGCTCTTCCGACCTCCCTTTCGGGGCAGTGGGAAGCAGTGGGGGCAGCAGTGGCCCCCCCTTCAAGGCCCAGCCACAAGATTCGGCCACGTTTGCCCACACACCACCTCCTGCCCAAGCTGCTCCTGCTCCCGGATTCAAATCGGCGTTCTCTCCGTATCAGACCCCGGCGCCTCCCTTTCCTCCACCCCCCGAGGAGCCCACCGCCACAGCCACCTTTGGGACCCGTGACAGCGGAGAGTTCCGGAGGGctcctgtgcccccacccctgccaccctcgGAGCCCCCCGCCAAGGAGAAGCCAGGCACGCCAcccggccccccaccccctgaCACCAACAGCATGGAGCTGGGCGGCCGGCCCACCTTTGGCTGGAGTCCTGAGCCCTGTGACAGCCCCGGCACCCCCACGCTGGAGTCGTCCCCCGCAGGCCCCGAGAAGCCGCACGACAGCCTGGACTCGCGCATCGAGATGTTGCTGAAGGAGCAGCGCACCAAGCTGCCCTTCCTGCGGGAGCAGGACTCGGACACGGAGCTGCAGATGGAGGGCagccccatctcctcctcctcttcccagctCTCGCCGCTGGCCCCCTTTGGCACCAACTCCCAGCCCGGCTTCCggggccccaccccaccctcctcgCGCCCCTCCAGCACCGGCCTGGAGGACATCAGTCCCACACCACTGCCTGACTCTGACGATGATGACGAGCTGGACCTGGGCCTGGGGCCACGGCCCCCACCTGAGCCGGGCCCCCCGGACCCTGCTGGTCGCCTGGGCCAGACGGCTGAGGTGGCCTTGGACCTGGCAGGAGACAGGACCCCAACTTCAGAGAAGATGGATGAG GGCCAGCAGTCCTCCGGCGAGGACATGGAAATCTCTGATGACGAGATGCCCTCGGCCCCCATCACCAGCGCCGACTGCCCCAAGCCCATGGTGGTGACCCCAGCGGCTGCGGCGGTGGCGGCCCCCTCGGTGCTGGCCGCGAGCCTGCCGCTGCCCCCGCCGCCCGGCttcccgccgctgccgccgccgccgccaccgccgccgcccccCCAGCCCGGCTTCCCCATGCCGCCgcccctgccgccgccgccgccgccgccgcccccgacGCACCCGGCGGTGACCGTGCCCGTGCCGCCGCCCCCGCTGCCCGCGCCGCCGGGGGTGCCGCCGCCGCCCATcctgccgccgctgccgcccTTCCCGCCGGCGCTGTTCCCGGTGGTGCAGGTGGACATGAGCCACGTGCTGGGCGGCCAGTGGGGCGGCATGCCCATGTCTTTCCAGATGCAGACGCAGATGCTGAGCCGCCTGATGACCGGCCAGGGCGCCTGCCCCTACCCGCCCTTCatggcggccgccgccgccgccgcctcagccGGCCTGCAGTTCGTGAACCTGCCGCCCTACCGCGGCCCATTCGCGCTGGGCGGCGCGGGCCCCGGCCGCGGCCAGCCCTGGCCGCCGCTGCCCAAGTTTGACCCGTCCGTGCCGCCGCCCGGCTACGTGCCGCGCCAGGAGGACCCGCACAAGGCCACGGTGGACGGCGTGCTGCTCGTGGTGCTCAAGGAGCTCAAGGCCATCATGAAGCGAGACCTGAACCGCAAGATGGTGGAGGTCGTGGCCTTCCGGGCCTTCGACGAGTGGTGGGGCAAGAAGGAGCGCCTGGCCAAG GCCTCACTGACCCCTGTGAAGTCGGGCGAGCACAAGGACGAAGACCGGCGGAAGCCCAGGGACCGAGTGGCCTCGTGCCTGCTGGAGTCGTGGGGCAAGGGCGAGGGCCTGGGCTGtgagggcctgggcctgggcattGGACTGCGCGGGGCCATCCGCCTGCCCTCCTTCAAGGTCAAAAGGAAGGAGCCTCCAGAGGCAGCCTCGTCTGGGGACCAGAAGCGGCTCCGGCCTTCGACCTCTGTGGATGAGGAGGACGAAG AATCTGAGCGGGAGCGAGACCGGGACATGGCCGACGCCCCATGCGAGCTCACCAAGCGGGACCCCAAGGGCGTGGGTGTGCGGCGGCGGCCGGCGCGGCCACTGGAGCTGGACAGTGGCGGGGAGGAGGACGAGAAGGAGTCCTTGTCGGTGTCTTCGTCCTCGTCGGCATCCTCCTCCTCGGGGTCCTCGACCACCTCACCCTCGTCCTCGGCCTCTGACAAGGAGGAGCAGCGGGACAGcaccgaggaggaggaggaggaggaggaggaagcagaagcggaggaggaggaggaagaggaggaggaggaggaaggcggcCCCAGGAGCCAGATTTCTTCTTCCTCAACCTCATCCACGTCAGACAAG GACGACGATGACAGTGAGGACCGGGATGAGTCTGAGAATGACGATGAGGACACAGCCCTGTCGGAAGCCAGCGAGAAGGACGAAGGGGACTCTGATGGAG AGGAGACCGTGAGCGTCGCCACGTCCAAGGCCGAGGCTGAGTCCTCCAGTGAGAGCTCCGGGTCTTCTGAGTTTGAGTCAAGCTCCGAGTCTTCATCCTCATCCTCagaagatgaagaagaggaggaggcggaggaggaggaagaggcggaggcggaggtggaggaggcggaggcggaggaggcGGCAGGGCCAGAGGAGAGCTTGGCTCCCCCAGGTGCTGACAGCTTTGAGGAGGCTGGCGAGGAGGAATCTCTGGCCCCGGGGGCTCCCGCCGTGGAGTCGCTGGGCACAGAAGAGGAGGTGGACATTGAGGCGGACGATGAAGCCCCCGAGGAGCCCGCCCCCACGCCGGAGGAGCCCCTCTTGCCTGTGGGCACAGAGGAGCTGACGGACTGCAAGGAGCCCCCGGAGGAGCCGGGGCTGAACCAGGAAGGGCCCATGATACTGTCTCCAGAGCCCCAGGCGGTGGAGACAGAGGCCCGGCCGCCGTCGTCCCCCGAGCTCCCGCCAG AGGAGAACCTGGAAGTGGAGCCTGCACCCTCTCCAGCGCTCTCCTTGCCTCTGCAGCCACCGTTGCCACCCCCCCGGCCACCCCGGCCACCCAGTCCACCACCGGAGCCTGAGACCCCAGACCCTCCACACCCACCCGCCCCCTTGGAGCCTCTGCCCGAGGACCAGCCCCCGCGTACTCCAGGCCTCTGTGGCAGCCTGGCCAAGTCACAGAGCACAGAGACAGTGCCGGCCACACCAGGCGGGGAGCCCCCGCTGTCAGGGGGCAGCAGCGGCCTGTCCCTGAGCTCCCCGCAGGTGCCCGGCAGCCCCTTCTCTTACCCATCCCAGTCGCCGAGCTTGGGCAGCGGGAGCCTCCCACGGACACCTGGCCGGGACTTCAGCTTCACACCCACCTTCCCTGAGCCCGGCGGGCCCTTGCTCCTGCCAGTCTGCCCGCTCCCAACTGGCCGGCGCGATGAACGCTCTGGCCCCCTGGCCTCCCCGGTGATCCTGGATACAGGCctacccctccctctgcccctgcccctgcccctgcccctggcattGCCTGTGCCTGTCCTGCGGGCCCAGGCTCGGGCTCCAGCCCAGTtgccacccctgctgcctgctccccTGGCTCCTTGCCCTTCCCCCATGAAAAGGAAGCCGGGCCGGCCCCGGCGGTCCCCACCGTCCATGCTGTCCTTGGACGGGCCCTTGGTCCGGCCACCAGCAGGGCCCACCCTGGGAAGGGACCTCTTGCTCCTGCCAGGCCAGCCACAGACCCCTGTCTTCCCCAGCACCCACGACCCCCGGGCTGTGACCTTGGACTTCCGGAACACGGGGATcccggccccacccccgcccctcccgccccaacctcccccacccccgcctccaccACCCATTGAGCCCACCAAGCTGCCCTTCAAGGAGCTAGACAACCAGTGGCCCTCCGAGGCCATCCCGCCAGGTCCCCGTGGGCGCGACGAGGTTCCTGAGGAGTACATGGAGCTGGCCAAGGCCCGggggccatggcgccggcctcccaagAAGCGCCACGAAGACCTGGTGGCTGCGTCCGCCTCACCCGAGCTCTCGccaccccagcccctcttccGGCCTCGCTCCGAGTTTGAGGAGATGACCATCCTATATGACATCTGGAACGGTGGCATCGACGAAGAGGACATCCGCTTCCTGTGTGTCACCTACGAGCGGCTGCTACAGCAGGACAGCGGCATGGACTGGCTCAATGACACACTCTGGGTTTACCACCCCT ccaccagcCTCTCTTCAGCTAAGAAAAAGAAACGGGACGATGGCATCCGTGAGCACGTGACGGGCTGTGCCCGCAGCGAGGGCTTCTACACCATCGACAAGAAAGACAAGCTCAGATACCTCAACAGCAGCCGTGCCAGCACCGACGAGCCCCCTGCCGACACCCAG GGCATGAGCATCCCCGCACAGCCCCACGCCTCCACGCGGGCCGGCTCGGAGCGGCGTTCGGAGCAGCGCCGCCTGCTGTCCTCCTTCACTGGCAGCTGCGACAGTGACCTGCTCAAGTTCAACCAGCTCAAG TTCCGGAAGAAAAAGCTCAAATTCTGCAAGAGCCACATTCACGACTGGGGCCTGTTCGCCATGGAGCCCATCGCGGCCGACGAGATGGTCATCGAGTACGTGGGCCAGAACATCCGCCAG GTGATCGCGGACATGCGGGAGAAGCGCTATGAGGATGAGGGCATCGGCAGCAGCTACATGTTCCGGGTGGACCACGACACCATCATCGACGCCACCAAGTGCGGCAACTTTGCGCGCTTCATTAACCACAGCTGCAAT CCCAACTGCTACGCCAAGGTGATCACGGTGGAGTCGCAGAAGAAGATCGTCATCTACTCGAAGCAACACATCAGCGTCAACGAGGAGATCACCTACGATTACAAGTTCCCTATCGAGGACGTCAAGATCCCCTGCCTGTGCGGCTCTGAGAACTGCAGGGGGACCCTCAACTAG